The sequence GTCATCCGCCGTACCGGCGCAGACGGCGATCGGATTGCCGAGCCTGCGGGCCAGGGTGAGCAGTTCCAGACTGGACCTGCTGACCTGTCCCGCGATGTGCCCGACGAGCACCAGAACCCCTGACACAGCTATCCCTTCCTCAGATGAACTTCTGCGTGGACAGGAAATCGGCGAGCAGCCGTCCGCCCTCGCCGTCGTCGGGCACGATCGTCCCGGCGGCACGGGCGGGGCGGGCCGTGATCTCGTCGACCACCGTCCGGGCCGCGGCGCCCACCTGATCGGCGGGTACCCCGAGGTCCGCGAGGGTCCAGGTCTCCAGCGACTTCTTCTTCGCCGCCATGATCCCCTTGAACGACGGGTATCGCGGCTCGCCGATGCGGTCGGTCACCGACACCACGGCGGGCAGCGCCGCCTCCAGGTGCCGCACCTCCTGAGCGGTGTCACGTCGGACGCGTACGGTTCCCCCGGTCGGTTCGAAGGTCACCTCGCCTGCGAATGTGAGCTGGGGCAGCTCCAGGTGCTCGGCGAGCATCGCCGGCACCAGCGAGGTGCCACTGTCGGTGGACGCCATCGCGCACAGCACGAGATCCGGCTCAAGGCGGCGCAACGCGGCGGCGAGGATCAGCGCGGTGGCGGGCGCGTCGGAACCGGCGATCGCCTCGTCGCTGACGTGCACCGCCGCGTCCCCTCCCATCGCGAGCGCCTTGCGCAGCGCCTCCGCCGCGGCGGGCGGCCCGACGGTCAGGTGGGTGACATGCGTGCCCGGCACGGCGTCCACGACGCGGAGCGCCTGCTCGACGGCGTACTCATCCAGTTCGGAGAGCTGACCGCCCGCACGGTCGACCCTGTGTTCAGCGGTGAACCTGGGCTGGGAGCTCATGTCGGGGACGTACTTCACACAGACCACGATCTTCATGGGTCACCGCCCCCGGAAGACGGGCGCGCGCTTCTCCACGAACGCGGCGGCCGCCTCCTTGTGGTCGTCGCTGACGAAGGTGCCGCCCTCCAGGACCAGCCCCAGGTCGAGCAGCAGATTCATCCGCTCCCGCACGATCTTGTTGACCGTCGCCTTGGTCCCCTGGACCGCCAGGGGTGCGGCGGCGGCCAACCGGCGTGCGATCGCCGTCGCCTCGTCGAGCAGCTCACCGGCCGGCACGGCGCGCAGGGCGAGGCCCAGCCGGGCCGCCTCGACCCCGTCGAGCCGGTCCCCGGTCATCAGGTAGTACCTGGCCGCGCCGAGCGGCATCGCCAGCGGCCACGCCACGGCTCCTCCGTCGCCGGCGACGAGCCCGACCGCGACATGGGTGTCGGCGAATTGCGCGTCCTCGGCGGCGATCACGACGTCGCAGAACAGCGCGATCGTCGCGCCCAGCCCCATCGCGTACCCGTGCACGGCCGCGACGATCGGCTGCGGCACCGACAGGATGGCGTCAAGGATGCGGCGGCCGTGCAGGAGTTGGTAGACCTGCTGGCCTGGGCTCGGCCCGACCTCGTCCTCGGCGCGTCCGGCCATCTCCTTGACGTCGCCGCCGACGCAGAACGCCCGCCCTTCGCCCCGTACCAGCACGGCCCGCACCGCCGGGTCCCCGGCGACGTCCGCCAGCGCCCTGGCCAGCTCCTGCTCCAGTCCACCTCCGATCGCGTTCAACCGCTCGGGCCGGTTCAACGCGATGGTGGCGAGCCCATCGTCCACGGTCACCAGCAACGTCTTGTAGTCGCTCATCGGTCCTCCTTGGTAGCGGAAAGGCGGCTGACCATCTCGGCGCGGGCCCGCTGCCGCGCGGGATCGGCGAGGGCGATCGCCTGCGCGCGGGCTTCTTCGTCCAGTAGTTCGGCCAGCCCGCGAGTCAGGCCGTAGTCGAGCAGCCGCTTGGTGAGTCCCACCGCGACCCCCGGCATACCGGCCATCTGGTGGGCGAGCCGGGTGGCGCGGGGAAGCAGCTCGTCGTTGGGGACCACCTCGGAGACGAGCCCCCACCCGAGGGCCTCTTCGGCGCCCACCGGCCGGCCGGTGGCCAGCCATTCGTACGCGCGGGCGTATCCGAGCAGGCGCGGCAGGAAATACGCTCCACCGGCGTCGGGCACCAGGCCGACCGCCGTGAAGGCCGGGACGAACTTGGCCGTTTCGGCGGCGATCCGCACGTCGGCGGCGGCGGCCAGGGACAACCCCGCCCCGGCGGCGGGCCCGTTCACGGCGGCGATCACGGGCTTCTCCAGCGCGGCCATCGCCAGCACATGCGGGTGATAGGTGTGCCGCAGCCCGCTGCTGCCCGGCCGGGAGGAGTCCCTTGGCGAGCGCAGGTCGGCGCCCGCGCAGAAACCCCGGCCGCTTCCGGTGACGACGACCGCCCGGATCTCCGGGTCTGCCGCCTCGTGCCAGGCATCCGCAAGCGCGTACAGGGTCTCGGCGTCCAGCGCGTTGAGCGACTCGGGACGGTTGAGCGTCACGGTCAGCACGGAGCCATCGCGATGGGTAAGGACAGTGCTCACAAGGTCTCCTGCCCTCCGAGAATTGCGGTCACCTGGCTGGACAGCTGACCGCCATTGCCGTGCGTGAGGGCGATCGAAACGCCGGGTTGCTGCCGCTCGCCCGCCTCGCCCCGGATCTGACGTGTCGCTTCGATGAGGGGGAAGATGCCATACATCCCCGGGTGGCAGTAGGACAGCCCGCCGCCGTTGGTGTTGACCGGCAGCGCGCCGCCCGGCGCGATCCGCCCGCCGGAGACGAAGTCGCCGCCCTCTCCCTTGGCGCAGAAGCCCAGGTCTTCGAGGAACAGGATGGTGTTGATGGTGAACGCGTCGTAGAGCTGCACGCCGTCGACGTCCCGCGGCCCGACCCCCGCCATCGCGTACGCGCGGGTCGAGGACTCGGTCGCGGCGGTGACGGTCAGGTCGGGCATCTGGGAGATGGTGCGATGCCAGTGCGCCTCTCCCGCGCCGAGCAGGTACACCGGCGGGCGGGGCAGGTCCCGGGCCCGCTCGGCGCTGGTCACCACGACCGCCCCGCCGCCGTCGGTGACCAGGCAGCAGTCCAGTGACGACAGCGGGCTGGAGACGATCCGGCTGGCCAGGACCTCGTCGATGGTCAGCGGGTCACGGACGAACGCCTTGGGGTTGAGCGCCGCCCATCGCCGGGCGGCGACCGCCACCTCGGCCAGGTGGGTGCGGGTGGTGCCGTACTGGTGCATGTGCCGGGCGGCGGCCAGCGCGTACCCGGTGATCGGCATGCGCGGCCGGTACGCGGCCTCGTAGGAGGGCAGTTCCGGTGGGCCGGAGGGGAGCCGGCCGCGCCCGCTGTCCGAGCGGGCGGTGCTGCCGTAGACGATCAGTGCGACGTCGCACGCTCCGGTCGTGATGGCCAGCGCGGCATGGTGCAGATGCGAGATGAACGAGCTGCCGCCGACCATCGTGCCGTCGGTGTACCGGGGCCGGACGCCCAGGTATTCGGCCACGTCGAGCGGTGCCATCCCCCGCCCGGCGATGGCGCAGAACAGCCCGTCCACGTCCCGGGTATTCAGGCCCGCCTCGGCGAGCGCGGCGCCTGCGGCCTGAGCCGCCAGTTCGATGGCGTATCTGTCAGGTCCCACCTCACCCAGGTCTGACTCGGCGACTCCCACGATCGCGGTGGCGCCCCGCAGATCAGGCAAGCTCATGACTCTCCTTCCGATCGGCCCTCGGCCGCGAACACGACCCGGGGCCCGGACGGCCCGTCCTGGTCGACACGGGCGCGCACTCGCGCCCCGATCCGCACGTCCTCGGCGGGGATCTCCACCACCGTGCTCATCATCCGGAACCCCTCGTCCAGGTCGACCAGCACGACGGGGTACGGCAGGGCGTCGCGCGGGGAGATGACGCTGATCGAGTAGACCGTGCCGAGCCCGGCGCTCTCACTCCAGCGCAGCTCGGTGGCCCCGCACCTCGGGCAGATCACCCGGGGAGGAAACACGGCGGACAGGCATCCGTCGCAGGTCTGGTACGGCACGCTCCCGGTGCCGAGCCGGTCGGTGTACTCGCGATGCGGCGCGAATCCGGTCATGACCGTCCCCCTTCCGGCTGGGAGGGGTGAACGGCTTCGTCCGAGGAGGGGTAGACGGCGGTCGCGCCACCGCGGAGCACGAGCCTCGGCTCGCCCGCTTCGGCTTCGCTGTGCACCGCGAGCCCCACCTCGACCTCGGTGACACCGTCCGGGCCGGTCCTGGTGCGGAGCACTTCACCGCTGAGCACCAGCGTGTCGCCAGGCCAGACCTGTCCCATGTACCGGACCGTGAACCGGCGCAGGTTCCGGCGGCCGAGCCAGGAGGCGGCGTAGCCGCCGAGGATCCCGGCGGTGAGCAGCCCGTGCCCGAACACCGACGGATATCCGGCGGCGCGAGCGAATGTCTCGTCGTGGTGGATCGGGTTGAAGTCCCCTCCGGCTCCGGCGTACCGGACGAAGTCGGTGCGCGTCAGCGGACCGACCCGGTGGTCCGGGGCGTCCACCACCAGGCCGAACGGCACGGTGTCCGATTCGGTCACTGCTCCCCCATTTCGATCACCGTGCTGCGGACCCGCATCACGGTCTCCTCGTGTTGGTTGACGAAGTCGTACTCGGTGATCAGCAGCGTCATCGGGCCGCGGCTCCCGGTCTTCTCCTGCACGTCGGCGATGTGCGCCCGTACGGTCAGCACGTCACCGGCGACGACGTCGCCCAGGTACTCCCATTCCGCGCCGCCCGCCAGCACCCTCCGCAGGTCCAGCCGGAGCACGTCCTCGTCCCGGACAGCCCAGTGGGAGGTCACCGCGGAGAAGGTCGGTGGCATCGGCAGGTGCCGGTATCCGACGGATCGCGCCACGCCGACGTCGC is a genomic window of Streptosporangium album containing:
- a CDS encoding FAS1-like dehydratase domain-containing protein; its protein translation is MADRRDLIGHAYTPYTFPVEHGKVREFALAVKDDDPVYRDVGVARSVGYRHLPMPPTFSAVTSHWAVRDEDVLRLDLRRVLAGGAEWEYLGDVVAGDVLTVRAHIADVQEKTGSRGPMTLLITEYDFVNQHEETVMRVRSTVIEMGEQ
- a CDS encoding electron transfer flavoprotein subunit beta/FixA family protein — protein: MKIVVCVKYVPDMSSQPRFTAEHRVDRAGGQLSELDEYAVEQALRVVDAVPGTHVTHLTVGPPAAAEALRKALAMGGDAAVHVSDEAIAGSDAPATALILAAALRRLEPDLVLCAMASTDSGTSLVPAMLAEHLELPQLTFAGEVTFEPTGGTVRVRRDTAQEVRHLEAALPAVVSVTDRIGEPRYPSFKGIMAAKKKSLETWTLADLGVPADQVGAAARTVVDEITARPARAAGTIVPDDGEGGRLLADFLSTQKFI
- a CDS encoding enoyl-CoA hydratase/isomerase family protein, with amino-acid sequence MSTVLTHRDGSVLTVTLNRPESLNALDAETLYALADAWHEAADPEIRAVVVTGSGRGFCAGADLRSPRDSSRPGSSGLRHTYHPHVLAMAALEKPVIAAVNGPAAGAGLSLAAAADVRIAAETAKFVPAFTAVGLVPDAGGAYFLPRLLGYARAYEWLATGRPVGAEEALGWGLVSEVVPNDELLPRATRLAHQMAGMPGVAVGLTKRLLDYGLTRGLAELLDEEARAQAIALADPARQRARAEMVSRLSATKEDR
- a CDS encoding acetyl-CoA acetyltransferase; the encoded protein is MSLPDLRGATAIVGVAESDLGEVGPDRYAIELAAQAAGAALAEAGLNTRDVDGLFCAIAGRGMAPLDVAEYLGVRPRYTDGTMVGGSSFISHLHHAALAITTGACDVALIVYGSTARSDSGRGRLPSGPPELPSYEAAYRPRMPITGYALAAARHMHQYGTTRTHLAEVAVAARRWAALNPKAFVRDPLTIDEVLASRIVSSPLSSLDCCLVTDGGGAVVVTSAERARDLPRPPVYLLGAGEAHWHRTISQMPDLTVTAATESSTRAYAMAGVGPRDVDGVQLYDAFTINTILFLEDLGFCAKGEGGDFVSGGRIAPGGALPVNTNGGGLSYCHPGMYGIFPLIEATRQIRGEAGERQQPGVSIALTHGNGGQLSSQVTAILGGQETL
- a CDS encoding enoyl-CoA hydratase/isomerase family protein; protein product: MSDYKTLLVTVDDGLATIALNRPERLNAIGGGLEQELARALADVAGDPAVRAVLVRGEGRAFCVGGDVKEMAGRAEDEVGPSPGQQVYQLLHGRRILDAILSVPQPIVAAVHGYAMGLGATIALFCDVVIAAEDAQFADTHVAVGLVAGDGGAVAWPLAMPLGAARYYLMTGDRLDGVEAARLGLALRAVPAGELLDEATAIARRLAAAAPLAVQGTKATVNKIVRERMNLLLDLGLVLEGGTFVSDDHKEAAAAFVEKRAPVFRGR
- a CDS encoding MaoC/PaaZ C-terminal domain-containing protein, yielding MTESDTVPFGLVVDAPDHRVGPLTRTDFVRYAGAGGDFNPIHHDETFARAAGYPSVFGHGLLTAGILGGYAASWLGRRNLRRFTVRYMGQVWPGDTLVLSGEVLRTRTGPDGVTEVEVGLAVHSEAEAGEPRLVLRGGATAVYPSSDEAVHPSQPEGGRS
- a CDS encoding Zn-ribbon domain-containing OB-fold protein, which encodes MTGFAPHREYTDRLGTGSVPYQTCDGCLSAVFPPRVICPRCGATELRWSESAGLGTVYSISVISPRDALPYPVVLVDLDEGFRMMSTVVEIPAEDVRIGARVRARVDQDGPSGPRVVFAAEGRSEGES